The proteins below come from a single Thermopolyspora flexuosa genomic window:
- a CDS encoding endonuclease/exonuclease/phosphatase family protein encodes MSPARRAPAGPDAGGEPRATLRVACYNVRSLRDDVDALVRVITVMRPDVLCLQEVPRLLWWRRSLLARRVGMTVAAGRRGGALAILTGPGVRTVHREYHLLRPCPPLQRRALAIAVVAKDGFRAAVGSVHLDLAAGARLWHAAEIAGHMARVRERFGVPDVLAGDLNEGPGRAAWRYLTRRYTDCFAAAPDGDGATFPAARPRHRIDAVLAGPGLAVRACGVPRAAPADLAAATDHLPVLADLLFHHDLGDECRTGDTQLRTICS; translated from the coding sequence GTGAGCCCGGCACGGCGCGCACCCGCGGGGCCGGACGCCGGGGGCGAGCCCCGGGCGACGCTCCGGGTCGCCTGCTACAACGTGCGGTCGCTGCGCGACGACGTGGACGCGCTGGTGCGCGTCATCACCGTGATGCGGCCCGACGTGCTGTGCCTGCAGGAGGTCCCCCGGCTGCTGTGGTGGCGCCGGTCCCTGCTCGCCCGCCGGGTCGGGATGACCGTCGCGGCCGGGCGGCGCGGGGGCGCCCTCGCCATCCTCACCGGGCCGGGCGTGCGGACCGTGCACCGCGAGTACCACCTGCTGCGGCCCTGCCCGCCGCTGCAGCGCCGGGCGCTCGCCATCGCCGTGGTGGCGAAGGACGGGTTCCGGGCCGCGGTCGGCAGCGTGCACCTCGACCTCGCCGCCGGGGCCCGGCTGTGGCACGCGGCCGAGATCGCCGGGCACATGGCCCGGGTGCGCGAGCGCTTCGGCGTGCCGGACGTGCTCGCCGGGGACCTCAACGAGGGGCCGGGCCGGGCCGCCTGGCGCTACCTGACCCGCCGGTACACCGACTGCTTCGCGGCCGCGCCGGACGGCGACGGCGCCACCTTCCCGGCCGCGCGGCCCCGCCACCGCATCGACGCCGTGCTCGCCGGGCCCGGCCTGGCCGTGCGGGCGTGCGGCGTGCCGCGGGCCGCCCCGGCCGACCTCGCCGCCGCCACCGACCACCTGCCCGTCCTCGCCGACCTGCTCTTTCACCACGACTTGGGGGATGAGTGCCGCACGGGCGACACGCAGCTGCGTACGATTTGCTCATGA